One genomic segment of Ricinus communis isolate WT05 ecotype wild-type chromosome 5, ASM1957865v1, whole genome shotgun sequence includes these proteins:
- the LOC8280083 gene encoding putative ankyrin repeat protein RF_0381, which yields MGRGRSGGGGGGGGEGELHAAARSGDLNAVQSILSLNPLAVNSRDKHSRTPLHLAAWSGHVHVVNYLSQQKADVSAAAMDDMGAIHFAAQKGHLDVVRTLLSSGVSVKATTRKGLTPLHYAAQGSNLDLVKYLVKKGASLATKTKAGKTPLDLASNEEIHLFLEKSEQSSEKANLNAKEKLEESDPKPAMPDKSEIADGEAPGSEEQEAENVKRKGEEDTKETSGEQKRRKITLNHLLSADDTQEDENM from the exons ATGGGAAGGGGAAGAagtggaggtggaggtggaggtggaggaGAAGGTGAGCTTCATGCAGCGGCAAGGTCCGGTGACTTGAATGCGGTTCAGTCTATTCTCAGTTTAAATCCTTTGGCTGTTAACTCTAGAGATAAGCACTCCAGAACTCC ATTGCATTTGGCAGCATGGTCAGGGCATGTACATGTGGTGAATTACCTCAGCCAACAGAAGGCTGATGTCAGTGCTGCTGCTATGGATGACATGGGCGCGATTCATTTTGCTGCTCAAAAGGGTCATTTAGATGTTGTCCGGACTCTGCTTTCATCTGGGGTCTCTGTCAAAGCTACCACCCGAAAGGGCCTAACTCCACTTCACTATGCTGCTCAAGGGTCTAATCTTGATCTAGTCAAGTACTTGGTAAAGAAAGGTGCAAGCCTTGCTACTAAGACGAAAGCAGGGAAGACCCCGCTTGACCTTGCAAGCAACGAAGAAATCCACTTGTTTCTGGAAAAAAGTGAGCAGTCATCAGAAAAGGCAAATCTGAATGCAAAAGAGAAATTGGAAGAGTCCGATCCAAAGCCAGCAATGCCGGATAAATCAGAGATTGCTGATGGTGAAGCTCCGGGTTCAGAAGAACAAGAGGCTGAAAATGTTAAAAGGAAGGGTGAAGAAGATACTAAGGAAACCTCTGGAGAACAAAAAAGGCGAAAAATCACACTTAATCATCTTCTAAGTGCAGATGATACTCAAGAAGATGAAAACATGTGA
- the LOC125370134 gene encoding uncharacterized protein LOC125370134 isoform X1, whose amino-acid sequence MADESKQQQNEDDPETISSYLGLSFGLFLALLPTNSISLLQKQQTQIKELSLRLFQAEEQLKQMKSRRKEDSKANARVVEIFASHRNAWQAEEKRLLNQIDAASEEMGSLRARIQDLETEREEWKVRIQYLEREVGEREEMIGFMSRNAVNVDNDFGGEVEEDVSGACGNRECYSGDEENVNFLYSQHPIGGGGGGGGGGGVGGFSSDFLPSASKFWAEKASLWQDMQYESLESHYHMKHFVARRESPWKVDGESTGISSKLKLLEQELLNLENVGKTDPSKVPSLMRKQAKRYQALAGKIDDLCRRMQASDPCEPTLSSEFRTQRQTEFLLEAFRLQQRASETGQKLIALQTEIGKSYYGDELGHQGKLTTRRSFDSIRNNLKEVQRNLEIWLARIIGDLEGILARDGASRAREYYVSRYPFVQ is encoded by the exons ATGGCAGATGAAtcaaaacaacaacaaaacgAAGACGACCCAGAAACTATCTCTTCTTACTTAGGTCTAAGCTTCGGTCTTTTCTTAGCATTATTACCAACAAACTCAATCTCCTTATTACAAAAGCAGCAAACCCAAATCAAAGAACTGTCATTACGCCTATTCCAAGCTGAAGAACAGCTAAAGCAAATGAAatcaagaagaaaagaagactCGAAAGCAAATGCAAGAGTTGTTGAGATCTTTGCTAGTCATAGGAACGCTTGGCAAGCTGAAGAGAAGCGGTTGTTGAACCAGATCGATGCTGCTAGTGAAGAAATGGGTTCTCTTAGAGCAAGAATTCAAGATTTGGAAACTGAGAGAGAAGAATGGAAAGTTAGAATTCAATATTTGGAAAGAGAAGTTGGAGAAAGAGAGGAAATGATTGGATTTATGTCAAGAAACGCTGTTAATGTTGATAATGATTTTGGAGGTGAGGTTGAGGAAGATGTGTCTGGTGCTTGTGGGAATAGGGAGTGTTATAGTGGGGATGAAGAGAATGTGAATTTTCTTTACAGCCAACATCCTattggtggtggtggtggtggtggtggtggtggtggggTTGGGGGTTTTAGTTCTGATTTCTTGCCTTCTGCTTCTAAGTTTTGGGCTGAGAAAGCTTCTTTATGGCAG GATATGCAATATGAATCTCTTGAATCACACTATCATATGAAGCATTTTGTAGCAAG AAGGGAGTCTCCATGGAAGGTAGATGGTGAATCCACAGGAATTTCCTCCAAGTTAAAGTTGCTTGAACAAGAACTCCTGAACTTGGAAAACGTTGGCAAAACTGATCCATCAAAGGTTCCATCATTGATGAGGAAGCAGGCAAAGAGATACCAAGCTCTTGCAGGGAAGATTGATGATCTATGCAGAAGAATG CAAGCCAGTGATCCCTGTGAACCTACGCTCAGCTCGGAGTTCCGTACACAAAGGCAAACAGAGTTTTTACTTGAAGCATTTCGACTTCAACAGCGTGCTTCTGAAACTGGGCAGAAGTTGATAGCATTACAAACTGAGATTGGGAAGAGTTACTATGGGGATGAACTAGGCCACCAGGGCAAGCTCACCACAAGACGTTCCTTCGACTCCATCAGAAACAATTTAAAAGAAGTTCAGAGAAATTTGGAAATATGGTTGGCCAGAATTATCGGAGATCTTGAAGGGATTCTGGCCAGGGATGGTGCCTCCCGGGCAAGGGAATATTATGTTTCTAGATATCCTTTTGTTCAGTAG
- the LOC8280081 gene encoding acyl-CoA-binding protein-like: MGLKEDFEEHAEKAKTLPENTTNENKLILYGLYKQATVGPVNTSRPGMFNMRDRAKWDAWKAVEGKSKEEAMSDYITKVKQLLEEAAASA; encoded by the exons ATGGGTTTGAAG GAGGATTTTGAGGAGCACGCAGAGAAAGCTAAGACCCTTCCAGAAAATACTACGAACGAGAACAAACTTATTTTGTATGGCCTTTACAAGCAAGCCACCGTTGGACCAGTCAATACCA GCCGTCCTGGAATGTTCAACATGAGAGACAGAGCAAAGTGGGACGCATGGAAAGCCGTTGAAG GGAAATCTAAGGAGGAAGCAATGAGTGACTATATCACTAAAGTCAAACAGCTGCTGGAGGAAGCTGCTGCTTCTGCTTAG
- the LOC125370041 gene encoding uncharacterized protein LOC125370041 produces the protein MANPQREVGAERQITMKDYALRTIGNTTSCIVLGDTSRNYELKSIHFNMLPSFYGMPSEDALTFIREFYVIVHTFPLSGLNEDQLRMRMERNEKKTDSIEASLKRLEAQMEQIVEELNKEELSSQPEQANSITTIRRGTLKNDGLVQSNEESIQKEEKVEPDLRLEKKEKEAFSGPEFHKMLSKVNTNLPLLDVIRNKPAYAKFFEELNTNKRRYANNEKVQVANVMLQHQLPLKMKDPGSFTINITIGDKKDTKVVLDLGASINLMPYSMYELLGLGELKPTTMSLQFVDRSIKYPRGIVEDLLVQVGKLIIPVDFVVLNMENTPTMDKEQTILFGRPFMATTRTVIDMHDEKLTMIVLGETVEFKVFDFLTLSPKSAIDKCSYNYLDSLVYDNYMMIFHS, from the exons ATGGCAAACCCACAAAGAGAAGTAGGAGCTGAAAGGCAAATAACTATGAAAGATTATGCACTGCGTACAATTGGTAACACTACTTCATGCATAGTTCTAGGTGATACATCTAGAAATTATGAACTTAAGagcattcattttaatatgcttccttcattttatGGTATGCCTAGTGAGGATGCATTAACATTCATTAGAGAATTTTATGTCATAGTTCATACTTTCCCATTATCTGGACTTAATGAGGATCAACTAAGAATGAG GATGGAGaggaatgagaaaaagacagaTTCCATTGAGGCTTCACTAAAACGTTTAGAAGCTCAAATGGAACAAATTGTTGAAGAGCTCAATAAAGAGGAACTATCAAGTCAACCTGAACAAGCCAATTCCATTACTACTATTAGAAGAG GTACACTTAAAAATGATGGATTAGTGCAAAGTAATGAGGAAAGCAtacaaaaggaagaaaaagtagAGCCTGATCTTAGGctggagaagaaagaaaaggaagcatTTTCTGGACCTGAATTTCATAAG ATGCTCTCTAAAGTTAATACTAATTTACCTTTGTTGGATGTTATCAGGAATAAACCAGCTTATGCAAAATTCTTTGAAGAGTTGAACACCAACAAAAGGCGATATGCGAATAACGAAAAAGTACAAGTAGCAAATGTAATGCTTCAACATCAATTGCCCCTTAAGATGAAGGATCCTGGTAGCTTCACCATTAATATTACAATAGGTGACAAAAAGGATACAAAAGTCGTGTTAGATTTGGGAGCAAGTATCAACTTGATGCCGTATTCGATGTATGAACTACTTGGCTTAGGAGAGTTGAAGCCTACCACTATGTCTCTACAATTTGTAGACAGATCGATAAAATATCCTAGAGGTATAGTGGAAGACTTGCTAGTGCAAGTAGGTAAGTTAATAATTCCAGTTGATTTTGTAGTACTTAACATGGAAAATACACCAACAATGGATAAAGAGCAAACCATACTCTTTGGTAGACCTTTCATGGCAACTACTAGAACTGTGATTGATATGCATGATGAAAAACTTACCATGATAGTTTTAGGAGAAACTGTggaatttaaagtgtttgatttTCTAACTTTATCTCCTAAATCTGCTATTGATAAgtgttcatataattatttagattctcTTGTTTATGACAATTATATGATGATATTCCATTCTTAA
- the LOC8280082 gene encoding probable polyamine transporter At1g31830 produces the protein MKLRNSAYKLGLIGMGETNVANYVDIDEVPSPKLHNYKKVSVLPLVFLIFYEVSGGPFGVEDSVQAAGPLLALLGFLVFPLIWSIPEALITAEMGTMFPENGGYVVWVSSALGPYWGFQQGWMKWLSGVIDNALYPVLFLDYLKSGIPALGGGFPRTAAALVLTFVLTYMNYRGLTIVGWVAVLLGVFSILPFLVMGMVAIPKMDPSRWLVVNLHDVDWNLYLNTLFWNLNYWDSISTLAGEVDNPKKTLPKALFYALILVVLSYFFPLLVGTGAVPLNRDMWTDGYFSDIAKMLGGVWLRWWIQGAAAMSNMGMFVAEMSSDSFQLLGMAERGMLPEFFARRSRYGTPLIGILFSASGVILLSWLSFQEIVAAENFLYCFGMILEFIAFVQLRIRQPAASRPYKIPVGTVGAILMCIPPTILICVVLALSTIKVMVVSLIAVAIGLVLQPCLKYAEKKRWMKFSAREELPDLPNANQETIYSLVD, from the exons ATG AAATTGAGGAACTCAGCATATAAGCTAGGTCTGATTGGAATGGGGGAAACCAATGTTGCTAATTATGTGGATATCGATGAAGTACCTTCTCCTAAGTTGCATAATTATAAGAAAGTATCAGTTTTGCCTCTTGTTTTTCTCATCTTTTATGAGGTTTCTGGAGGTCCTTTTGGGGTTGAGGATAGTGTCCAGGCAGCTGGTCCTCTTCTGGCCCTTCTTGGTTTCTTGGTCTTTCCACTCATATGGAGTATCCCTGAGGCTTTGATTACGGCTGAAATGGGGACCATGTTCCCTGAAAATGGGGGTTATGTTGTTTGGGTTTCGTCTGCATTGGGTCCATACTGGGGGTTTCAGCAAGGATGGATGAAATGGCTAAGCGGGGTGATTGACAATGCTCTGTATCcagttctttttcttgactATTTGAAGTCTGGAATTCCAGCTTTAGGCGGTGGCTTTCCAAGAACTGCAGCAGCTCTAGTTTTGACATTTGTGCTCACATACATGAATTATAGGGGTTTGACTATTGTAGGGTGGGTAGCAGTTCTTTTAGGTGTTTTTTCGattcttccttttcttgttATGGGAATGGTGGCAATTCCAAAGATGGATCCTTCAAGATGGCTTGTGGTAAATTTGCATGATGTGGATTGGAATTTGTATTTGAACACCCTCTTTTGGAATTTGAATTACTGGGACTCAATCAGTACACTTGCTGGAGAAGTGGATAACCCAAAGAAAACTCTACCTAAAGCTCTTTTTTATGCTCTAATATTGGTCGTCCTTAGTTATTTCTTCCCTCTTTTGGTTGGCACAGGCGCTGTTCCACTCAACCGAGATATGTGGACTGACGGGTATTTCTCAGACATTGCTAAAATGCTTGGCGGAGTTTGGTTGAGATGGTGGATCCAAGGAGCTGCAGCAATGTCAAATATGGGAATGTTTGTTGCTGAGATGAGTAGTGATTCTTTCCAGCTTTTGGGTATGGCAGAACGAGGAATGCTACCTGAATTCTTTGCTAGGAGGTCTCGTTATGGAACACCTCTTATTGGCATTTTGTTTTCAGCTTCTGGAGTGATTTTGTTATCATGGCTAAGCTTTCAAGAGATTGTAGCAGCAGAGAATTTCTTGTACTGTTTTGGAATGATATTGGAGTTTATAGCATTTGTACAACTGAGGATACGACAACCAGCTGCATCTCGGCCGTACAAGATACCTGTAGGAACAGTTGGAGCCATTCTTATGTGCATTCCTCCAACCATATTGATTTGCGTTGTATTAGCTCTTTCAACAATCAAAGTAATGGTTGTAAGCCTCATTGCTGTGGCGATTGGCCTTGTGCTGCAGCCCTGTCTCAAGTATGCTGAGAAAAAGAGGTGGATGAAGTTCTCAGCCAGGGAAGAGCTCCCAGACCTTCCTAATGCTAACCAGGAGACTATTTATTCCTTGGTAGACTAA
- the LOC125370134 gene encoding uncharacterized protein LOC125370134 isoform X2, which yields MADESKQQQNEDDPETISSYLGLSFGLFLALLPTNSISLLQKQQTQIKELSLRLFQAEEQLKQMKSRRKEDSKANARVVEIFASHRNAWQAEEKRLLNQIDAASEEMGSLRARIQDLETEREEWKVRIQYLEREVGEREEMIGFMSRNAVNVDNDFGGEVEEDVSGACGNRECYSGDEENVNFLYSQHPIGGGGGGGGGGGVGGFSSDFLPSASKFWAEKASLWQDMQYESLESHYHMKHFVARESPWKVDGESTGISSKLKLLEQELLNLENVGKTDPSKVPSLMRKQAKRYQALAGKIDDLCRRMQASDPCEPTLSSEFRTQRQTEFLLEAFRLQQRASETGQKLIALQTEIGKSYYGDELGHQGKLTTRRSFDSIRNNLKEVQRNLEIWLARIIGDLEGILARDGASRAREYYVSRYPFVQ from the exons ATGGCAGATGAAtcaaaacaacaacaaaacgAAGACGACCCAGAAACTATCTCTTCTTACTTAGGTCTAAGCTTCGGTCTTTTCTTAGCATTATTACCAACAAACTCAATCTCCTTATTACAAAAGCAGCAAACCCAAATCAAAGAACTGTCATTACGCCTATTCCAAGCTGAAGAACAGCTAAAGCAAATGAAatcaagaagaaaagaagactCGAAAGCAAATGCAAGAGTTGTTGAGATCTTTGCTAGTCATAGGAACGCTTGGCAAGCTGAAGAGAAGCGGTTGTTGAACCAGATCGATGCTGCTAGTGAAGAAATGGGTTCTCTTAGAGCAAGAATTCAAGATTTGGAAACTGAGAGAGAAGAATGGAAAGTTAGAATTCAATATTTGGAAAGAGAAGTTGGAGAAAGAGAGGAAATGATTGGATTTATGTCAAGAAACGCTGTTAATGTTGATAATGATTTTGGAGGTGAGGTTGAGGAAGATGTGTCTGGTGCTTGTGGGAATAGGGAGTGTTATAGTGGGGATGAAGAGAATGTGAATTTTCTTTACAGCCAACATCCTattggtggtggtggtggtggtggtggtggtggtggggTTGGGGGTTTTAGTTCTGATTTCTTGCCTTCTGCTTCTAAGTTTTGGGCTGAGAAAGCTTCTTTATGGCAG GATATGCAATATGAATCTCTTGAATCACACTATCATATGAAGCATTTTGTAGCAAG GGAGTCTCCATGGAAGGTAGATGGTGAATCCACAGGAATTTCCTCCAAGTTAAAGTTGCTTGAACAAGAACTCCTGAACTTGGAAAACGTTGGCAAAACTGATCCATCAAAGGTTCCATCATTGATGAGGAAGCAGGCAAAGAGATACCAAGCTCTTGCAGGGAAGATTGATGATCTATGCAGAAGAATG CAAGCCAGTGATCCCTGTGAACCTACGCTCAGCTCGGAGTTCCGTACACAAAGGCAAACAGAGTTTTTACTTGAAGCATTTCGACTTCAACAGCGTGCTTCTGAAACTGGGCAGAAGTTGATAGCATTACAAACTGAGATTGGGAAGAGTTACTATGGGGATGAACTAGGCCACCAGGGCAAGCTCACCACAAGACGTTCCTTCGACTCCATCAGAAACAATTTAAAAGAAGTTCAGAGAAATTTGGAAATATGGTTGGCCAGAATTATCGGAGATCTTGAAGGGATTCTGGCCAGGGATGGTGCCTCCCGGGCAAGGGAATATTATGTTTCTAGATATCCTTTTGTTCAGTAG
- the LOC8280084 gene encoding ATP-dependent Clp protease proteolytic subunit 4, chloroplastic: protein MDMLLLSSPLTPHSSSPSPSSSLKPTTAAKPSLVSFNFKSPISSPHNKNFPSFSIQSSGTLTPQFTAPQTPATAMRGAESDAMGLLLRERIVFLGNNIDDFVADATISQLLLLDAQDPTKDIRLFINCPGGSLSATMAIYDVVQLVRADVSTVALGISASTASIILGGGTKGKRFAMPNTRIMVHQPLGGASGQAIDVEIQAREIMHNKNNVVRIISGFTGRTVEQVLKDIDRDRYMSPIEAVEYGIIDGVIDGDSIIPLAPVPERVKPTLSYEEMRKDPMKFLTPDVPDDEIF, encoded by the exons ATGGACATGCTACTGCTCTCTTCTCCACTTACCCCACACTCCtcatcaccatcaccatcttcttctttgaaaCCTACAACTGCTGCTAAACCCTCACTTGTCTCTTTCAATTTCAAATCTCCAATCTCTTCTcctcataataaaaatttcccATCCTTTTCAATTCAATCCTCCGGAACCCTAACTCCCCAATTCACTGCTCCCCAAACCCCCGCTACTGCAATGAGAGGAGCTGAGTCAGATGCAATGGGGCTTTTGCTCAGAGAGAGGATTGTGTTCTTGGGTAATAATATTGATGACTTCGTAGCTGATGCTACTATCAGTCAGTTGTTGCTTTTGGATGCTCAAGACCCTACTAAAGATATTCGTCTCTTTATTAACTGTCCTGGGGGTTCTCTCAG TGCTACAATGGCTATCTATGACGTGGTTCAGCTTGTGAGGGCTGATGTTTCCACAGTGGCCCTTGGCATCTCAGCATCAACAGCTTCTATCATCCTAGGTGGGGGCACAAAGGGCAAACGCTTTGCAATGCCAAACACACGGATCATGGTTCATCAGCCTCTTGGAGGTGCTAGTGGGCAAGCAATAGACGTGGAGATTCAAGCTCGAGAAATTATGCATAACAAGAATAATGTGGTTAGAATTATTTCAGGTTTCACCGGCCGCACAGTTGAACAAGTCCTAAAGGATATTGATAGGGATCGTTATATGTCTCCAATAGAAGCAGTGGAATACGGGATAATTGATGGAGTCATAGATGGAGACAGCATCATTCCGTTGGCTCCTGTGCCAGAAAGAGTAAAACCAACATTAAGCTATGAAGAAATGCGTAAAGATCCAATGAAATTCTTGACACCAGATGTTCCTGACGATGAGATATTCTAG